One genomic window of Conger conger chromosome 9, fConCon1.1, whole genome shotgun sequence includes the following:
- the LOC133137817 gene encoding cilia- and flagella-associated protein 20-like isoform X2 — translation MFKNTFQSGFLSILYSIGSKPLQIWDKKVRNGHIKRITDNDIQSLVLEVEGTNVSTTFITCPADPKKTLGIKLPFLVMIIKNLKKYFTFEVQVLDDKNVRRRFRASNYQSTTRVKPFICTMPMRLDDGWNQIQFNLADFTRRAYGTNYIETLRVQIHANCRIRRVYFSDRLYSEDELPAEYKLYLPVQNKAKQ, via the exons atgtttaaaaacacatttcagagtGGATTCCTATCCATTCTCTACAGTATTGGAAGCAAGCCTCTCCAGATATGGGACAAAAAG GTGAGAAATGGCCACATTAAGCGGATAACGGATAACGACATTCAGTCCCTGGTGTTGGAAGTAGAAGGAACTAATGTCAG CACCACATTCATCACATGCCCGGCAGATCCAAAGAAGACACTCGGCATCAAACTTCCATTCTTGGTTATGATCATCAAGAATTTAAAGAAGTATTTCACCTTTGAGGTTCAG GTGCTGGATGACAAGAACGTCCGGCGGCGGTTTCGGGCGAGTAACTACCAGAGCACCACGCGCGTGAAGCCCTTCATCTGCACCATGCCCATGAGACTGGACGACGGCTGGAACCAGATCCAGTTCAACCTGGCAGACTTCACGCGCCGAGCCTACGGCACCAATTACATCGAAACCCTCCGCGTACAG ATTCATGCAAATTGTCGCATCAGAAGAGTATACTTCTCAGACAGGCTGTATTCAGAAGATGAACTCCCAGCAGAATATAAGCTGTATTTACCCGTTCAGAATAAAGCAAAG CAGTAG
- the LOC133137817 gene encoding cilia- and flagella-associated protein 20-like isoform X3 codes for MFKNTFQSGFLSILYSIGSKPLQIWDKKVRNGHIKRITDNDIQSLVLEVEGTNVSTTFITCPADPKKTLGIKLPFLVMIIKNLKKYFTFEVQVLDDKNVRRRFRASNYQSTTRVKPFICTMPMRLDDGWNQIQFNLADFTRRAYGTNYIETLRVQIHANCRIRRVYFSDRLYSEDELPAEYKLYLPVQNKAK; via the exons atgtttaaaaacacatttcagagtGGATTCCTATCCATTCTCTACAGTATTGGAAGCAAGCCTCTCCAGATATGGGACAAAAAG GTGAGAAATGGCCACATTAAGCGGATAACGGATAACGACATTCAGTCCCTGGTGTTGGAAGTAGAAGGAACTAATGTCAG CACCACATTCATCACATGCCCGGCAGATCCAAAGAAGACACTCGGCATCAAACTTCCATTCTTGGTTATGATCATCAAGAATTTAAAGAAGTATTTCACCTTTGAGGTTCAG GTGCTGGATGACAAGAACGTCCGGCGGCGGTTTCGGGCGAGTAACTACCAGAGCACCACGCGCGTGAAGCCCTTCATCTGCACCATGCCCATGAGACTGGACGACGGCTGGAACCAGATCCAGTTCAACCTGGCAGACTTCACGCGCCGAGCCTACGGCACCAATTACATCGAAACCCTCCGCGTACAG ATTCATGCAAATTGTCGCATCAGAAGAGTATACTTCTCAGACAGGCTGTATTCAGAAGATGAACTCCCAGCAGAATATAAGCTGTATTTACCCGTTCAGAATAAAGCAAAG TAG
- the LOC133137817 gene encoding cilia- and flagella-associated protein 20-like isoform X1, translated as MFKNTFQSGFLSILYSIGSKPLQIWDKKVRNGHIKRITDNDIQSLVLEVEGTNVSTTFITCPADPKKTLGIKLPFLVMIIKNLKKYFTFEVQVLDDKNVRRRFRASNYQSTTRVKPFICTMPMRLDDGWNQIQFNLADFTRRAYGTNYIETLRVQIHANCRIRRVYFSDRLYSEDELPAEYKLYLPVQNKAKVNA; from the exons atgtttaaaaacacatttcagagtGGATTCCTATCCATTCTCTACAGTATTGGAAGCAAGCCTCTCCAGATATGGGACAAAAAG GTGAGAAATGGCCACATTAAGCGGATAACGGATAACGACATTCAGTCCCTGGTGTTGGAAGTAGAAGGAACTAATGTCAG CACCACATTCATCACATGCCCGGCAGATCCAAAGAAGACACTCGGCATCAAACTTCCATTCTTGGTTATGATCATCAAGAATTTAAAGAAGTATTTCACCTTTGAGGTTCAG GTGCTGGATGACAAGAACGTCCGGCGGCGGTTTCGGGCGAGTAACTACCAGAGCACCACGCGCGTGAAGCCCTTCATCTGCACCATGCCCATGAGACTGGACGACGGCTGGAACCAGATCCAGTTCAACCTGGCAGACTTCACGCGCCGAGCCTACGGCACCAATTACATCGAAACCCTCCGCGTACAG ATTCATGCAAATTGTCGCATCAGAAGAGTATACTTCTCAGACAGGCTGTATTCAGAAGATGAACTCCCAGCAGAATATAAGCTGTATTTACCCGTTCAGAATAAAGCAAAGGTAAACGCCTGA